In a single window of the Manis pentadactyla isolate mManPen7 chromosome 15 unlocalized genomic scaffold, mManPen7.hap1 SUPER_15_unloc_1, whole genome shotgun sequence genome:
- the TMC4 gene encoding transmembrane channel-like protein 4 isoform X6 codes for MPHLLFPFLFSPLLCDGICLQQVRQPCGRVTGLSHSERPGKLRSAAAPGAPAAQPWHPSPPAPSQPFTRIASSLFWMIFHPCGHPPKSRRNALARDLCVNHCAVFTWCLASRAQPLLPPLVASEYSDLGTYRGLPPGPAVELFPHLGQFGAGTASYFSLLRFLLLLEVLASVLKACMTLLPAWLEGAPPGLPAPNTSSPCGSYSPGAQGLVTFPTRLFNLLSGEGFLEWSPLFYGFYPPRPHLAVSYLCSVFAVGLLSLGLILHRSVSGLKQTLLAESGALTSYSHRVFSAWDFGLCGDVHVRLRQRIILYELQVELEEAVVRRRAAVQTLGQQAKVWSVRVLLNLLVVALLGAAFYGVYWATGATVELQVMPIVQNMPLLKLGVDYLPSIFISGVNFVLPAVFKLIAPLEGYTRSRQIVFILLRTVFLRLASLLVLLFSLWNQITCGGDAEAEECKTCGYNYKELPCWETRLGQEMYKLLLFDLLTGVAVMLLIQFPRKLLCGLCPGALGRTLGTQEFQVPDEVLGLIYAQTVVWVGSFFCPLLPLLNTAKFLLLFYLKKHTNGVYRDPG; via the exons ATGCCACACCTTCTTTTCCCGTTTCTTTTTTCACCTTTACTCTGTGATGGTATCTGCCTACAGCAGGTGCGCCAACCGTGCGGTAGAGTCACGGGGCTTTCCCACAGCGAGAGACCGGGCAAGCTGCGCAGCGCCGCGGCCCCAGGGGCTCCCGCGGCCCAGCCCTGGCACCCTtctcccccagccccttcccagccTTTCACGAGGATCGCTTCCTCGCTTTTCTGGATGATTTTCCACCCGTGCGGGCATCCCCCCAAGAGCAGACGGAACGCGCTGGCTCGGGACCTTTGCGTAAACCATTGCGCCGTGTTCACGTGGTGCCTGGCCTCACGTGCCCAGCCCTTGCTGCCTCCCCTGGTCGCTAGCGAGTATTCCGACTTAGGGACGTACCGCGGTCTACCTCCTGGCCCTGCTGTCGAGTTGTTTCCGCATTTGG GCCAGTTCGGCGCCGGCACCGCGTCCTACTTCTCGCTGCTGCGCTTCCTGCTGCTCCTGGAAGTTCTGGCCTCGGTGCTGAAGGCCTGCATGACGCTGCTGCCCGCCTGGCTGGAGGGGGCACCCCCGGGGCTCCCGGCCCCAAACACCTCCTCGCCCTGCGGCTCCTACAGCCCCGGCGCCCAGGGCCTGGTCACCTTCCCCACCCGTCTCTTCAACTTGCTCTCGGGAGAG GGATTTCTAGAATGGTCTCCTCTCTTCTACGGGTTCTACCCGCCCCGCCCGCACCTGGCCGTCTCCTACCTGTGCTCCGTCTTCGCCGTCGGCCTCCTCTCCCTGGGGCTCATCCTGCATCG CTCGGTGTCCGGACTGAAGCAGACGCTGTTGGCCGAGTCGGGGGCCCTGACCAGCTACAGCCACCGGGTGTTCTCCGCCTGGGACTTCGGCCTCTGCGGGGACGTCCACGTGCGGCTCCGCCAACGCATCATACTTTACGAGTTGCAG GTGGAGCTGGAGGAAGCCGTGGTGCGGCGCCGGGCCGCGGTGCAGACCCTCGGCCAGCAAGCCAAGGTGTGGTCGGTGCGGGTCCTGCTCAACCTGCTGGTGGTCGCTCTCCTTGGGGCAGCCTTCTACGGCGTCTACTGGGCTACAGGGGCCACCGTGGAGCTGCAG gtGATGCCCATTGTCCAGAACATGCCACTGCTGAAGCTCGGGGTGGATTACCTTCCGTCCATCTTCATCTCAGGGGTCAACTTCGTGCTGCCAGCCGTGTTCAAGCTCATTGCCCCGTTGGAGGGCTACACTAGGAGCCGCCAGATCGTTTTCATCCTGCTCAG GAccgtgtttctccgcctggcctccCTTCTGGTCCTGCTCTTCTCTCTCTGGAACCAGATCACTTGTGGGGGCGACGCCGAGGCTGAGGAGTGCAAAACCTGTGGCTACAACTACAAAGAACTTCCG TGCTGGGAGACTCGGCTGGGGCAGGAGATGTACAAACTCCTGCTCTTTGACCTGCTGACTGGCGTGGCCGTCATGCTGCTCATCCAGTTTCCACGCAA GCTTCTGTGTGGCCTCTGTCCCGGGGCACTGGGTCGTACGTTGGGGACCCAGGAGTTCCAGGTGCCCGACGAGGTGCTGGGGCTCATCTACGCGCAGACGGTGGTCTGGGTGGGGAGTTTTTTTTGTCCTTTACTGCCTCTGCTTAACACGGCCAAGTTCCTGCTGCTTTTCTATTTGAAGAAG CATACTAATGGTGTATACCGTGACCCTGGCTAA
- the TMC4 gene encoding transmembrane channel-like protein 4 isoform X3: MPHLLFPFLFSPLLCDGICLQQVRQPCGRVTGLSHSERPGKLRSAAAPGAPAAQPWHPSPPAPSQPFTRIASSLFWMIFHPCGHPPKSRRNALARDLCVNHCAVFTWCLASRAQPLLPPLVASEYSDLGTYRGLPPGPAVELFPHLGQFGAGTASYFSLLRFLLLLEVLASVLKACMTLLPAWLEGAPPGLPAPNTSSPCGSYSPGAQGLVTFPTRLFNLLSGEGFLEWSPLFYGFYPPRPHLAVSYLCSVFAVGLLSLGLILHRSVSGLKQTLLAESGALTSYSHRVFSAWDFGLCGDVHVRLRQRIILYELQVELEEAVVRRRAAVQTLGQQAKVWSVRVLLNLLVVALLGAAFYGVYWATGATVELQVMPIVQNMPLLKLGVDYLPSIFISGVNFVLPAVFKLIAPLEGYTRSRQIVFILLRTVFLRLASLLVLLFSLWNQITCGGDAEAEECKTCGYNYKELPCWETRLGQEMYKLLLFDLLTGVAVMLLIQFPRKLLCGLCPGALGRTLGTQEFQVPDEVLGLIYAQTVVWVGSFFCPLLPLLNTAKFLLLFYLKKLTLFFTCSPASRTFRASTVNFFFPLVLLLGLAISAVPVLYSIFLIPPSKLCGPFRGQLSIWAQIPESISSLPQTTQNFLFFLGTQAFAVPLLLISRRPRTKSSWPSELWR; encoded by the exons ATGCCACACCTTCTTTTCCCGTTTCTTTTTTCACCTTTACTCTGTGATGGTATCTGCCTACAGCAGGTGCGCCAACCGTGCGGTAGAGTCACGGGGCTTTCCCACAGCGAGAGACCGGGCAAGCTGCGCAGCGCCGCGGCCCCAGGGGCTCCCGCGGCCCAGCCCTGGCACCCTtctcccccagccccttcccagccTTTCACGAGGATCGCTTCCTCGCTTTTCTGGATGATTTTCCACCCGTGCGGGCATCCCCCCAAGAGCAGACGGAACGCGCTGGCTCGGGACCTTTGCGTAAACCATTGCGCCGTGTTCACGTGGTGCCTGGCCTCACGTGCCCAGCCCTTGCTGCCTCCCCTGGTCGCTAGCGAGTATTCCGACTTAGGGACGTACCGCGGTCTACCTCCTGGCCCTGCTGTCGAGTTGTTTCCGCATTTGG GCCAGTTCGGCGCCGGCACCGCGTCCTACTTCTCGCTGCTGCGCTTCCTGCTGCTCCTGGAAGTTCTGGCCTCGGTGCTGAAGGCCTGCATGACGCTGCTGCCCGCCTGGCTGGAGGGGGCACCCCCGGGGCTCCCGGCCCCAAACACCTCCTCGCCCTGCGGCTCCTACAGCCCCGGCGCCCAGGGCCTGGTCACCTTCCCCACCCGTCTCTTCAACTTGCTCTCGGGAGAG GGATTTCTAGAATGGTCTCCTCTCTTCTACGGGTTCTACCCGCCCCGCCCGCACCTGGCCGTCTCCTACCTGTGCTCCGTCTTCGCCGTCGGCCTCCTCTCCCTGGGGCTCATCCTGCATCG CTCGGTGTCCGGACTGAAGCAGACGCTGTTGGCCGAGTCGGGGGCCCTGACCAGCTACAGCCACCGGGTGTTCTCCGCCTGGGACTTCGGCCTCTGCGGGGACGTCCACGTGCGGCTCCGCCAACGCATCATACTTTACGAGTTGCAG GTGGAGCTGGAGGAAGCCGTGGTGCGGCGCCGGGCCGCGGTGCAGACCCTCGGCCAGCAAGCCAAGGTGTGGTCGGTGCGGGTCCTGCTCAACCTGCTGGTGGTCGCTCTCCTTGGGGCAGCCTTCTACGGCGTCTACTGGGCTACAGGGGCCACCGTGGAGCTGCAG gtGATGCCCATTGTCCAGAACATGCCACTGCTGAAGCTCGGGGTGGATTACCTTCCGTCCATCTTCATCTCAGGGGTCAACTTCGTGCTGCCAGCCGTGTTCAAGCTCATTGCCCCGTTGGAGGGCTACACTAGGAGCCGCCAGATCGTTTTCATCCTGCTCAG GAccgtgtttctccgcctggcctccCTTCTGGTCCTGCTCTTCTCTCTCTGGAACCAGATCACTTGTGGGGGCGACGCCGAGGCTGAGGAGTGCAAAACCTGTGGCTACAACTACAAAGAACTTCCG TGCTGGGAGACTCGGCTGGGGCAGGAGATGTACAAACTCCTGCTCTTTGACCTGCTGACTGGCGTGGCCGTCATGCTGCTCATCCAGTTTCCACGCAA GCTTCTGTGTGGCCTCTGTCCCGGGGCACTGGGTCGTACGTTGGGGACCCAGGAGTTCCAGGTGCCCGACGAGGTGCTGGGGCTCATCTACGCGCAGACGGTGGTCTGGGTGGGGAGTTTTTTTTGTCCTTTACTGCCTCTGCTTAACACGGCCAAGTTCCTGCTGCTTTTCTATTTGAAGAAG CTCACCCTCTTCTTCACCTGCTCCCCGGCCTCCCGCACCTTTCGGGCCTCCACAGTGAATTTCTTTTTCCCCTTGGTCCTCCTCCTGGGTCTGGCCATCTCCGCTGTTCCTGTGCTTTACAGCATCTTTCT GATCCCGCCTTCTAAGCTGTGTGGTCCATTCCGTGGACAGTTGTCCATCTGGGCCCAGATCCCCGAGTCTATTTCCAGCCTCCCTCAGACCACTCagaattttctcttcttcctgggaACCCAGGCTTTTGCTGTACCCCTTTTGCTGATCTCCAG GAGACCCAGAACAAAGTCTTCCTGGCCCAGCGAGCTGTGGCGCTAA
- the TMC4 gene encoding transmembrane channel-like protein 4 isoform X2: MEETPKWEPEAWSPSEGWPASRETRAGPSLSSVLNELPSVATLRYRGPGVLPWGALEDEDGERRTQAFAEGAQRELQDPHPSRELPWPMQARRAHRQGQARDQAAHGSGSRAAHWALPLRRSRQKMREGLRALQPWAWTLKRIGGQFGAGTASYFSLLRFLLLLEVLASVLKACMTLLPAWLEGAPPGLPAPNTSSPCGSYSPGAQGLVTFPTRLFNLLSGEGFLEWSPLFYGFYPPRPHLAVSYLCSVFAVGLLSLGLILHRSVSGLKQTLLAESGALTSYSHRVFSAWDFGLCGDVHVRLRQRIILYELQVELEEAVVRRRAAVQTLGQQAKVWSVRVLLNLLVVALLGAAFYGVYWATGATVELQVMPIVQNMPLLKLGVDYLPSIFISGVNFVLPAVFKLIAPLEGYTRSRQIVFILLRTVFLRLASLLVLLFSLWNQITCGGDAEAEECKTCGYNYKELPCWETRLGQEMYKLLLFDLLTGVAVMLLIQFPRKLLCGLCPGALGRTLGTQEFQVPDEVLGLIYAQTVVWVGSFFCPLLPLLNTAKFLLLFYLKKLTLFFTCSPASRTFRASTVNFFFPLVLLLGLAISAVPVLYSIFLIPPSKLCGPFRGQLSIWAQIPESISSLPQTTQNFLFFLGTQAFAVPLLLISSILMVYTVTLANSYGRLISELKRQIETETQNKVFLAQRAVALSSGNGAF, from the exons ATGGAAGAGACCCCGAAGTGGGAACCAGAGGCCTGGAGCCCCTCTGAAGGGTGGCCAGCTTCTCGGGAGaccagggcag gcCCGTCCCTCTCTTCCGTGCTGAATGAGCTCCCCAGCGTGGCCACCCTTCGCTACCGAGGCCCCGGGGTGCTGCCCTGGGGGGCACTGGAGGACGAGGATGGAGAGAGGCGCACCCAAGCGTTCGCCGAGGGCGCCCAAAGGGAGCTGCAGGACCCCCACCCCTCCCGGGAGCTGCCCTGGCCCATGCAGGCTCGACGCGCGCACAG GCAGGGCCAAGCTAGGGACCAAGCGGCTCATGGCTCGGGATCCAGGGCGGCCCACTGGGCCCTGCCGCTTCGGCGGTCCAGGCAGAAGATGCGGGAAGGCTTGCGCGCCTTGCAGCCCTGGGCGTGGACGCTGAAGAGGATTGGGG GCCAGTTCGGCGCCGGCACCGCGTCCTACTTCTCGCTGCTGCGCTTCCTGCTGCTCCTGGAAGTTCTGGCCTCGGTGCTGAAGGCCTGCATGACGCTGCTGCCCGCCTGGCTGGAGGGGGCACCCCCGGGGCTCCCGGCCCCAAACACCTCCTCGCCCTGCGGCTCCTACAGCCCCGGCGCCCAGGGCCTGGTCACCTTCCCCACCCGTCTCTTCAACTTGCTCTCGGGAGAG GGATTTCTAGAATGGTCTCCTCTCTTCTACGGGTTCTACCCGCCCCGCCCGCACCTGGCCGTCTCCTACCTGTGCTCCGTCTTCGCCGTCGGCCTCCTCTCCCTGGGGCTCATCCTGCATCG CTCGGTGTCCGGACTGAAGCAGACGCTGTTGGCCGAGTCGGGGGCCCTGACCAGCTACAGCCACCGGGTGTTCTCCGCCTGGGACTTCGGCCTCTGCGGGGACGTCCACGTGCGGCTCCGCCAACGCATCATACTTTACGAGTTGCAG GTGGAGCTGGAGGAAGCCGTGGTGCGGCGCCGGGCCGCGGTGCAGACCCTCGGCCAGCAAGCCAAGGTGTGGTCGGTGCGGGTCCTGCTCAACCTGCTGGTGGTCGCTCTCCTTGGGGCAGCCTTCTACGGCGTCTACTGGGCTACAGGGGCCACCGTGGAGCTGCAG gtGATGCCCATTGTCCAGAACATGCCACTGCTGAAGCTCGGGGTGGATTACCTTCCGTCCATCTTCATCTCAGGGGTCAACTTCGTGCTGCCAGCCGTGTTCAAGCTCATTGCCCCGTTGGAGGGCTACACTAGGAGCCGCCAGATCGTTTTCATCCTGCTCAG GAccgtgtttctccgcctggcctccCTTCTGGTCCTGCTCTTCTCTCTCTGGAACCAGATCACTTGTGGGGGCGACGCCGAGGCTGAGGAGTGCAAAACCTGTGGCTACAACTACAAAGAACTTCCG TGCTGGGAGACTCGGCTGGGGCAGGAGATGTACAAACTCCTGCTCTTTGACCTGCTGACTGGCGTGGCCGTCATGCTGCTCATCCAGTTTCCACGCAA GCTTCTGTGTGGCCTCTGTCCCGGGGCACTGGGTCGTACGTTGGGGACCCAGGAGTTCCAGGTGCCCGACGAGGTGCTGGGGCTCATCTACGCGCAGACGGTGGTCTGGGTGGGGAGTTTTTTTTGTCCTTTACTGCCTCTGCTTAACACGGCCAAGTTCCTGCTGCTTTTCTATTTGAAGAAG CTCACCCTCTTCTTCACCTGCTCCCCGGCCTCCCGCACCTTTCGGGCCTCCACAGTGAATTTCTTTTTCCCCTTGGTCCTCCTCCTGGGTCTGGCCATCTCCGCTGTTCCTGTGCTTTACAGCATCTTTCT GATCCCGCCTTCTAAGCTGTGTGGTCCATTCCGTGGACAGTTGTCCATCTGGGCCCAGATCCCCGAGTCTATTTCCAGCCTCCCTCAGACCACTCagaattttctcttcttcctgggaACCCAGGCTTTTGCTGTACCCCTTTTGCTGATCTCCAG CATACTAATGGTGTATACCGTGACCCTGGCTAACTCCTATGGACGCCTCATCTCTGAGCTCAAACGCCAGATAGAGACG GAGACCCAGAACAAAGTCTTCCTGGCCCAGCGAGCTGTGGCGCTAAGCTCGGGCAACGGGGCTTTTTGA
- the TMC4 gene encoding transmembrane channel-like protein 4 isoform X5, whose product MPHLLFPFLFSPLLCDGICLQQVRQPCGRVTGLSHSERPGKLRSAAAPGAPAAQPWHPSPPAPSQPFTRIASSLFWMIFHPCGHPPKSRRNALARDLCVNHCAVFTWCLASRAQPLLPPLVASEYSDLGTYRGLPPGPAVELFPHLGQFGAGTASYFSLLRFLLLLEVLASVLKACMTLLPAWLEGAPPGLPAPNTSSPCGSYSPGAQGLVTFPTRLFNLLSGEGFLEWSPLFYGFYPPRPHLAVSYLCSVFAVGLLSLGLILHRSVSGLKQTLLAESGALTSYSHRVFSAWDFGLCGDVHVRLRQRIILYELQVELEEAVVRRRAAVQTLGQQAKVWSVRVLLNLLVVALLGAAFYGVYWATGATVELQVMPIVQNMPLLKLGVDYLPSIFISGVNFVLPAVFKLIAPLEGYTRSRQIVFILLRTVFLRLASLLVLLFSLWNQITCGGDAEAEECKTCGYNYKELPCWETRLGQEMYKLLLFDLLTGVAVMLLIQFPRKLLCGLCPGALGRTLGTQEFQVPDEVLGLIYAQTVVWVGSFFCPLLPLLNTAKFLLLFYLKKETQNKVFLAQRAVALSSGNGAF is encoded by the exons ATGCCACACCTTCTTTTCCCGTTTCTTTTTTCACCTTTACTCTGTGATGGTATCTGCCTACAGCAGGTGCGCCAACCGTGCGGTAGAGTCACGGGGCTTTCCCACAGCGAGAGACCGGGCAAGCTGCGCAGCGCCGCGGCCCCAGGGGCTCCCGCGGCCCAGCCCTGGCACCCTtctcccccagccccttcccagccTTTCACGAGGATCGCTTCCTCGCTTTTCTGGATGATTTTCCACCCGTGCGGGCATCCCCCCAAGAGCAGACGGAACGCGCTGGCTCGGGACCTTTGCGTAAACCATTGCGCCGTGTTCACGTGGTGCCTGGCCTCACGTGCCCAGCCCTTGCTGCCTCCCCTGGTCGCTAGCGAGTATTCCGACTTAGGGACGTACCGCGGTCTACCTCCTGGCCCTGCTGTCGAGTTGTTTCCGCATTTGG GCCAGTTCGGCGCCGGCACCGCGTCCTACTTCTCGCTGCTGCGCTTCCTGCTGCTCCTGGAAGTTCTGGCCTCGGTGCTGAAGGCCTGCATGACGCTGCTGCCCGCCTGGCTGGAGGGGGCACCCCCGGGGCTCCCGGCCCCAAACACCTCCTCGCCCTGCGGCTCCTACAGCCCCGGCGCCCAGGGCCTGGTCACCTTCCCCACCCGTCTCTTCAACTTGCTCTCGGGAGAG GGATTTCTAGAATGGTCTCCTCTCTTCTACGGGTTCTACCCGCCCCGCCCGCACCTGGCCGTCTCCTACCTGTGCTCCGTCTTCGCCGTCGGCCTCCTCTCCCTGGGGCTCATCCTGCATCG CTCGGTGTCCGGACTGAAGCAGACGCTGTTGGCCGAGTCGGGGGCCCTGACCAGCTACAGCCACCGGGTGTTCTCCGCCTGGGACTTCGGCCTCTGCGGGGACGTCCACGTGCGGCTCCGCCAACGCATCATACTTTACGAGTTGCAG GTGGAGCTGGAGGAAGCCGTGGTGCGGCGCCGGGCCGCGGTGCAGACCCTCGGCCAGCAAGCCAAGGTGTGGTCGGTGCGGGTCCTGCTCAACCTGCTGGTGGTCGCTCTCCTTGGGGCAGCCTTCTACGGCGTCTACTGGGCTACAGGGGCCACCGTGGAGCTGCAG gtGATGCCCATTGTCCAGAACATGCCACTGCTGAAGCTCGGGGTGGATTACCTTCCGTCCATCTTCATCTCAGGGGTCAACTTCGTGCTGCCAGCCGTGTTCAAGCTCATTGCCCCGTTGGAGGGCTACACTAGGAGCCGCCAGATCGTTTTCATCCTGCTCAG GAccgtgtttctccgcctggcctccCTTCTGGTCCTGCTCTTCTCTCTCTGGAACCAGATCACTTGTGGGGGCGACGCCGAGGCTGAGGAGTGCAAAACCTGTGGCTACAACTACAAAGAACTTCCG TGCTGGGAGACTCGGCTGGGGCAGGAGATGTACAAACTCCTGCTCTTTGACCTGCTGACTGGCGTGGCCGTCATGCTGCTCATCCAGTTTCCACGCAA GCTTCTGTGTGGCCTCTGTCCCGGGGCACTGGGTCGTACGTTGGGGACCCAGGAGTTCCAGGTGCCCGACGAGGTGCTGGGGCTCATCTACGCGCAGACGGTGGTCTGGGTGGGGAGTTTTTTTTGTCCTTTACTGCCTCTGCTTAACACGGCCAAGTTCCTGCTGCTTTTCTATTTGAAGAAG GAGACCCAGAACAAAGTCTTCCTGGCCCAGCGAGCTGTGGCGCTAAGCTCGGGCAACGGGGCTTTTTGA
- the TMC4 gene encoding transmembrane channel-like protein 4 isoform X4, translating to MQARRAHRQGQARDQAAHGSGSRAAHWALPLRRSRQKMREGLRALQPWAWTLKRIGGQFGAGTASYFSLLRFLLLLEVLASVLKACMTLLPAWLEGAPPGLPAPNTSSPCGSYSPGAQGLVTFPTRLFNLLSGEGFLEWSPLFYGFYPPRPHLAVSYLCSVFAVGLLSLGLILHRSVSGLKQTLLAESGALTSYSHRVFSAWDFGLCGDVHVRLRQRIILYELQVELEEAVVRRRAAVQTLGQQAKVWSVRVLLNLLVVALLGAAFYGVYWATGATVELQVMPIVQNMPLLKLGVDYLPSIFISGVNFVLPAVFKLIAPLEGYTRSRQIVFILLRTVFLRLASLLVLLFSLWNQITCGGDAEAEECKTCGYNYKELPCWETRLGQEMYKLLLFDLLTGVAVMLLIQFPRKLLCGLCPGALGRTLGTQEFQVPDEVLGLIYAQTVVWVGSFFCPLLPLLNTAKFLLLFYLKKLTLFFTCSPASRTFRASTVNFFFPLVLLLGLAISAVPVLYSIFLIPPSKLCGPFRGQLSIWAQIPESISSLPQTTQNFLFFLGTQAFAVPLLLISSILMVYTVTLANSYGRLISELKRQIETETQNKVFLAQRAVALSSGNGAF from the exons ATGCAGGCTCGACGCGCGCACAG GCAGGGCCAAGCTAGGGACCAAGCGGCTCATGGCTCGGGATCCAGGGCGGCCCACTGGGCCCTGCCGCTTCGGCGGTCCAGGCAGAAGATGCGGGAAGGCTTGCGCGCCTTGCAGCCCTGGGCGTGGACGCTGAAGAGGATTGGGG GCCAGTTCGGCGCCGGCACCGCGTCCTACTTCTCGCTGCTGCGCTTCCTGCTGCTCCTGGAAGTTCTGGCCTCGGTGCTGAAGGCCTGCATGACGCTGCTGCCCGCCTGGCTGGAGGGGGCACCCCCGGGGCTCCCGGCCCCAAACACCTCCTCGCCCTGCGGCTCCTACAGCCCCGGCGCCCAGGGCCTGGTCACCTTCCCCACCCGTCTCTTCAACTTGCTCTCGGGAGAG GGATTTCTAGAATGGTCTCCTCTCTTCTACGGGTTCTACCCGCCCCGCCCGCACCTGGCCGTCTCCTACCTGTGCTCCGTCTTCGCCGTCGGCCTCCTCTCCCTGGGGCTCATCCTGCATCG CTCGGTGTCCGGACTGAAGCAGACGCTGTTGGCCGAGTCGGGGGCCCTGACCAGCTACAGCCACCGGGTGTTCTCCGCCTGGGACTTCGGCCTCTGCGGGGACGTCCACGTGCGGCTCCGCCAACGCATCATACTTTACGAGTTGCAG GTGGAGCTGGAGGAAGCCGTGGTGCGGCGCCGGGCCGCGGTGCAGACCCTCGGCCAGCAAGCCAAGGTGTGGTCGGTGCGGGTCCTGCTCAACCTGCTGGTGGTCGCTCTCCTTGGGGCAGCCTTCTACGGCGTCTACTGGGCTACAGGGGCCACCGTGGAGCTGCAG gtGATGCCCATTGTCCAGAACATGCCACTGCTGAAGCTCGGGGTGGATTACCTTCCGTCCATCTTCATCTCAGGGGTCAACTTCGTGCTGCCAGCCGTGTTCAAGCTCATTGCCCCGTTGGAGGGCTACACTAGGAGCCGCCAGATCGTTTTCATCCTGCTCAG GAccgtgtttctccgcctggcctccCTTCTGGTCCTGCTCTTCTCTCTCTGGAACCAGATCACTTGTGGGGGCGACGCCGAGGCTGAGGAGTGCAAAACCTGTGGCTACAACTACAAAGAACTTCCG TGCTGGGAGACTCGGCTGGGGCAGGAGATGTACAAACTCCTGCTCTTTGACCTGCTGACTGGCGTGGCCGTCATGCTGCTCATCCAGTTTCCACGCAA GCTTCTGTGTGGCCTCTGTCCCGGGGCACTGGGTCGTACGTTGGGGACCCAGGAGTTCCAGGTGCCCGACGAGGTGCTGGGGCTCATCTACGCGCAGACGGTGGTCTGGGTGGGGAGTTTTTTTTGTCCTTTACTGCCTCTGCTTAACACGGCCAAGTTCCTGCTGCTTTTCTATTTGAAGAAG CTCACCCTCTTCTTCACCTGCTCCCCGGCCTCCCGCACCTTTCGGGCCTCCACAGTGAATTTCTTTTTCCCCTTGGTCCTCCTCCTGGGTCTGGCCATCTCCGCTGTTCCTGTGCTTTACAGCATCTTTCT GATCCCGCCTTCTAAGCTGTGTGGTCCATTCCGTGGACAGTTGTCCATCTGGGCCCAGATCCCCGAGTCTATTTCCAGCCTCCCTCAGACCACTCagaattttctcttcttcctgggaACCCAGGCTTTTGCTGTACCCCTTTTGCTGATCTCCAG CATACTAATGGTGTATACCGTGACCCTGGCTAACTCCTATGGACGCCTCATCTCTGAGCTCAAACGCCAGATAGAGACG GAGACCCAGAACAAAGTCTTCCTGGCCCAGCGAGCTGTGGCGCTAAGCTCGGGCAACGGGGCTTTTTGA